The Actinopolyspora erythraea genome has a segment encoding these proteins:
- a CDS encoding DUF4229 domain-containing protein, with product MQQQQQETPGDSEEPRSGASTEWGEAPRGGALALDIALYTVARFGMLTALAGVLVLFRVPLLVALAVGVVVAMPLSLVVFSRLRRRVAAGMAERAAERSERKEQLRAQLRGEADEVESDPPVDDEEPGSGTRSD from the coding sequence GTGCAGCAACAGCAGCAGGAAACGCCCGGGGACTCGGAAGAACCGCGCTCCGGGGCGAGTACGGAGTGGGGCGAAGCACCACGCGGTGGCGCGCTCGCGCTCGACATCGCGCTCTACACCGTCGCCAGGTTCGGCATGCTCACCGCGCTGGCGGGCGTGCTGGTGCTCTTCCGGGTGCCGTTGCTGGTGGCGCTGGCCGTCGGTGTGGTGGTGGCCATGCCGCTTTCCCTGGTGGTTTTCTCCCGGCTGCGCCGCAGGGTGGCGGCGGGGATGGCCGAGCGCGCCGCCGAGCGCTCGGAACGTAAAGAGCAGTTGCGGGCGCAGCTGCGCGGCGAGGCCGACGAGGTCGAGTCCGACCCGCCGGTGGACGACGAGGAGCCTGGCTCCGGCACCAGAAGTGACTGA
- a CDS encoding BldC family transcriptional regulator, with amino-acid sequence MTASTQQIPQNGQDHLLTPGEVAAMFRVDPKTVTRWATAGRIGSIRTPGGHRRFRESEVRTMLAELTNDADVTNGIGPAH; translated from the coding sequence GTGACAGCGTCGACCCAACAGATCCCGCAGAACGGCCAGGACCATCTGCTCACCCCAGGCGAGGTCGCCGCTATGTTCCGGGTTGACCCGAAAACCGTGACCCGATGGGCCACCGCGGGCCGGATCGGTTCGATCCGCACCCCGGGCGGGCACCGCCGCTTCCGCGAGTCCGAGGTCCGCACGATGCTGGCCGAGCTGACCAACGACGCGGACGTGACCAACGGGATCGGCCCCGCCCACTGA
- a CDS encoding MinD/ParA family ATP-binding protein, translated as MTGRNDEPDARQDSGGFPAGGGADPNAESSEGSSPTGYVAPEHAAGAPATGGHPEQARQYPASGQQYPQSGPNPVVNPQGNPAASGPRPVPGGDPNQAHSGPYRMPPGTPSGPYPAPGGGSGPYPPPPGQPYPPQGAPAGQPQQPPPGQQPPQPQGVPGWQQQVPPGQQDPAQDLSSAQLLRQSKRPPQSGWRRAIYLASGKTVNPGESPADVHRRELIARINQPLYGCYKIAMLSLKGGVGKTTTTATLGSTFSSLRGDRVVAVDANPDRGTLSQKIPLETTATVRHLLRDAQRIRKYSDVRSYTSQGPSRLEILASEQDPAVSEAFSESDYRTTVDLLEHFYNVLLTDCGTGLMHSAMKGVLDVADSLVIVSPGSIDGARSASATLDWLDAHGYGELVSRSVAVINSVRPGSGKVDVDKLAAHFASRCRSVSKIPFDPHLEEGAEVDLDQLATPTRLALLELAATVADDFPYAAGRQQSG; from the coding sequence GTGACCGGAAGAAACGACGAGCCGGACGCCCGACAGGACTCGGGAGGGTTTCCCGCCGGGGGAGGAGCGGACCCGAACGCGGAGTCGAGCGAGGGCTCGTCCCCGACGGGGTACGTGGCACCCGAGCACGCCGCCGGTGCCCCGGCGACGGGCGGTCATCCCGAACAGGCGCGGCAGTACCCCGCCTCCGGGCAGCAGTACCCGCAGTCCGGGCCGAACCCGGTGGTCAACCCCCAGGGGAATCCGGCGGCTTCCGGCCCCAGGCCGGTTCCCGGCGGGGACCCCAACCAGGCGCACTCCGGTCCCTACCGCATGCCGCCGGGAACACCCTCCGGGCCGTACCCCGCGCCGGGCGGCGGTTCCGGGCCGTACCCCCCGCCGCCGGGCCAGCCCTATCCGCCGCAGGGTGCTCCGGCCGGCCAGCCCCAGCAACCCCCGCCCGGCCAGCAACCGCCGCAGCCGCAGGGCGTTCCGGGGTGGCAGCAGCAGGTCCCGCCCGGGCAGCAGGACCCCGCCCAGGACCTCTCCTCGGCGCAGCTGCTGCGGCAGTCCAAGCGCCCGCCGCAGTCGGGCTGGCGGCGCGCCATCTACCTGGCCAGCGGGAAGACCGTCAATCCCGGTGAGAGTCCCGCCGACGTGCACCGCCGCGAGCTGATAGCGCGGATCAACCAGCCGCTCTACGGCTGCTACAAGATCGCCATGCTGAGCCTCAAGGGCGGGGTCGGCAAGACCACGACCACCGCCACGCTCGGCTCCACGTTCTCCTCGCTGCGCGGTGACCGGGTGGTCGCGGTGGACGCGAACCCGGACCGGGGGACGCTGAGCCAGAAGATCCCGCTGGAGACCACGGCCACCGTGCGGCACCTGCTGCGGGACGCGCAGCGCATCCGCAAGTACAGCGACGTGCGCTCCTACACCTCGCAGGGCCCGAGCAGGCTGGAGATCCTGGCCAGCGAGCAGGATCCGGCGGTCTCCGAGGCGTTCAGCGAGAGCGACTACCGCACCACGGTCGACCTGCTGGAGCACTTCTACAACGTGCTGCTCACCGACTGCGGCACCGGGCTGATGCACTCCGCGATGAAGGGCGTGCTCGATGTGGCCGACTCGCTGGTGATCGTCTCGCCCGGCTCCATCGACGGCGCGCGCAGCGCTTCGGCCACACTGGACTGGCTGGACGCCCACGGTTACGGCGAGCTGGTCTCGCGCTCGGTGGCGGTCATCAACTCGGTGCGGCCGGGTTCGGGCAAGGTCGACGTCGACAAGCTGGCGGCGCACTTCGCGTCCCGCTGCCGCTCGGTGTCCAAGATCCCGTTCGACCCGCACCTGGAGGAGGGGGCCGAGGTCGATCTGGACCAGCTGGCCACGCCCACCAGGTTGGCACTGCTGGAGCTGGCCGCCACGGTGGCCGACGACTTCCCCTACGCCGCGGGTAGGCAGCAGTCCGGCTGA
- the ccsB gene encoding c-type cytochrome biogenesis protein CcsB has protein sequence MMVNQALSNLSDMAFATSVAVYILAMLLYFAEFASGKATDTAERGAAEPARATVGVGGVATQEPPARPTVGRLEPEPRKPWSERFGGMAVAVTVLGVLVHAFSLVTRGMAVGRVPWGNMYEFGSAICLVAVIAWLVVLYRQSRSVRKPTTAPKLRGLGGFVLLPATLLLFLSGTALYATASQLQPALRSYWIWIHVSAAIVSTGVLMFAGVASVLFLVRLRSENDPVRPGGIGSRLPSSQVLDRFAYRATVLIMPVWTFAIIAGAMWAEAAWGRFWGWDPKETCSLIAWIVYAAYLHARATSGWRGTRAAWINILGLAVMIFNLFFINIVISGLHSYAGL, from the coding sequence TTGATGGTCAACCAGGCACTGTCCAATTTGAGCGACATGGCGTTCGCGACCTCGGTCGCGGTCTACATCCTCGCCATGCTGCTCTACTTCGCCGAGTTCGCCTCCGGCAAGGCCACCGACACCGCCGAGCGGGGCGCGGCCGAACCGGCGAGGGCGACCGTCGGCGTGGGCGGCGTCGCCACCCAGGAGCCGCCGGCACGGCCCACCGTCGGACGCCTGGAGCCCGAGCCGCGCAAGCCCTGGTCGGAGCGCTTCGGCGGCATGGCCGTGGCCGTGACCGTGCTCGGCGTGCTCGTGCACGCCTTCTCCCTGGTCACGCGCGGTATGGCCGTGGGCCGCGTGCCCTGGGGCAACATGTACGAGTTCGGCTCGGCGATCTGCCTGGTCGCGGTGATCGCCTGGCTGGTGGTGCTCTACCGGCAGTCCCGCTCGGTCCGCAAGCCCACCACCGCGCCGAAGCTGCGCGGGCTGGGCGGTTTCGTGCTGCTGCCCGCCACGCTGCTGCTGTTCCTGTCCGGCACCGCCCTCTACGCCACCGCCTCGCAGCTGCAGCCCGCGCTGCGCTCCTACTGGATCTGGATCCACGTCTCCGCCGCCATCGTGTCCACCGGTGTGCTGATGTTCGCCGGTGTGGCCAGCGTGCTGTTCCTGGTCCGGTTGCGGAGCGAGAACGACCCGGTCAGGCCCGGCGGCATCGGCAGTCGGCTGCCCAGCAGCCAGGTGCTCGACCGGTTCGCCTACCGCGCGACCGTGCTGATCATGCCGGTGTGGACCTTCGCGATCATCGCGGGCGCCATGTGGGCCGAGGCCGCCTGGGGCCGTTTCTGGGGCTGGGACCCCAAGGAGACCTGCTCGCTGATCGCCTGGATCGTCTACGCGGCCTACCTGCACGCCCGGGCCACCTCGGGATGGCGGGGGACCCGTGCCGCCTGGATCAACATCCTCGGCCTGGCGGTGATGATCTTCAACCTGTTCTTCATCAACATCGTGATCTCCGGGTTGCACTCCTACGCCGGTCTGTGA
- the resB gene encoding cytochrome c biogenesis protein ResB has protein sequence MNTSVFRRALALLRNTWRGLTSMRTALVLLFLLALAALPGALLPQWSLNRRNVETFYDNHPTWAKVLDSIGAFNVFSSVWFAAIYVLLFISLIGCLVPRSAEYLRQLRARPVRTPRNLARMPHHAEGTVPLSTDEMAAVARRRLRRWRVSENTEEDGTRTLSAERGYLREAGNLVFHFALVGLLITVGGDQLMRYEGQKIVKVGDEGFCNSGTFNYDSFDAGLTVDGTNLSPFCLRLNDFDVRYQHSGQPERFHADIEYQAGESLDNDDWKPYDLRVNNPLRVAGDRVYLTGNGYTPVFTVTFPDGTQRTKRTQWQPVDTTTMLSQGATKFDRPGMSDEQRRHENQLAITGLFAPTASLDGKVLSSRFPALNDPMAAVDVLKGKLGLAGGRGQSIFSVDQSLIDSGELNRVARENLAVGETIRLDDGTTVRFDGVERWANLQVSHNPFQRYVLVFAVAVVIGLGASLSIKRRRIWLRIRPSPEGLGDDGAESTSRDEGTAGASVEIGGLARTDQAGYGEEFTRLADELLASGSESPARGSSGSNSLGRSS, from the coding sequence ATGAACACTTCGGTCTTCCGGCGAGCCCTGGCCCTCCTGCGCAACACCTGGCGCGGGCTCACCTCGATGCGCACCGCCCTGGTGCTGCTGTTCCTGCTCGCGCTCGCCGCGCTGCCCGGGGCGCTGCTGCCCCAGTGGTCGCTCAACCGCCGGAACGTCGAGACGTTCTACGACAACCACCCGACGTGGGCGAAGGTCCTCGACTCCATCGGCGCGTTCAACGTGTTCAGCTCGGTGTGGTTCGCCGCGATCTACGTGCTGCTGTTCATCTCGCTGATCGGGTGCCTGGTTCCGCGCAGTGCGGAGTACCTGCGACAGCTGCGCGCGCGCCCGGTGCGCACGCCGCGCAACCTCGCCAGGATGCCGCACCACGCCGAGGGCACCGTCCCGCTCTCGACCGACGAGATGGCGGCCGTGGCGCGCCGCAGGTTGCGCCGCTGGCGCGTGTCCGAGAACACCGAGGAGGACGGCACACGCACCCTCAGCGCCGAACGCGGCTACCTGCGGGAGGCGGGCAACCTGGTGTTCCACTTCGCGCTGGTGGGGCTGCTGATCACCGTCGGCGGTGACCAGCTCATGCGCTACGAGGGCCAGAAGATCGTGAAGGTGGGCGACGAGGGGTTCTGCAACTCGGGGACCTTCAACTACGACTCCTTCGACGCGGGGCTGACGGTCGACGGCACGAACCTGAGCCCGTTCTGCCTGCGACTCAACGACTTCGACGTGCGCTACCAGCACTCCGGCCAGCCGGAGCGCTTCCACGCCGACATCGAGTACCAGGCCGGCGAGTCGTTGGACAACGACGACTGGAAGCCCTACGACCTGCGGGTCAACAATCCGCTGCGGGTCGCCGGTGACCGCGTCTACCTGACCGGCAACGGCTACACCCCGGTGTTCACGGTCACCTTCCCCGACGGCACCCAGCGGACCAAGCGGACGCAGTGGCAGCCGGTCGACACGACCACGATGCTCTCGCAGGGCGCCACCAAGTTCGACCGTCCCGGCATGTCGGACGAACAGCGCAGGCACGAGAACCAGCTGGCGATCACCGGCCTGTTCGCCCCGACGGCCAGTCTCGACGGCAAGGTGCTCAGCTCGCGCTTCCCGGCGCTGAACGACCCGATGGCGGCCGTGGACGTCCTCAAGGGCAAGCTCGGACTCGCGGGTGGGAGAGGGCAGTCGATCTTCAGCGTGGACCAGTCCCTGATCGACTCCGGGGAGTTGAACCGGGTCGCCCGCGAGAACCTGGCGGTCGGCGAGACGATCCGGCTCGACGACGGCACCACCGTCCGGTTCGACGGGGTGGAGCGCTGGGCGAACCTGCAGGTCTCGCACAACCCGTTCCAGCGCTACGTGCTGGTGTTCGCGGTCGCGGTGGTCATCGGCCTCGGCGCTTCGCTGAGCATCAAGCGCCGCCGCATCTGGCTGCGGATCAGGCCGTCGCCGGAGGGCCTCGGCGACGACGGGGCGGAGAGCACCTCCCGCGACGAGGGCACCGCCGGTGCCTCGGTCGAGATCGGCGGGCTCGCGCGTACCGACCAGGCCGGGTACGGCGAGGAGTTCACCAGGCTGGCCGATGAGCTGCTCGCGAGCGGGTCGGAATCCCCCGCACGGGGCTCGTCGGGGAGCAACTCCCTCGGAAGGAGCAGTTGA
- a CDS encoding cytochrome c biogenesis CcdA family protein: MDPTELVQTGPLLAAVGFAVLAGTVSFASPCVIPLVPGYLAYLAGLVGAEAPAVDAGEAAAGRRRGRWRVAGAALLFMLGFTVVFVVATVGVLGLSDALALNEPLLRRLGGVVTVLMGLVFLGVFPALQRDVRVRRVPRGGVWGAPALGAVFGLGWTPCLSPTLTGVVSLAYSTQWQGGAAMRGVVLVLVYCLGLGIPFVVLALGARWAVRGTGWLRRHSRKIQWIGGVLLIVVGLLLVTGLWGSMIASLRAPINGFELPI, encoded by the coding sequence GTGGATCCGACCGAGCTAGTCCAGACCGGCCCGCTGCTCGCGGCGGTCGGATTCGCCGTTCTCGCCGGGACGGTCAGTTTCGCCTCCCCCTGCGTGATTCCCCTGGTGCCCGGCTACCTCGCCTATCTGGCCGGGTTGGTCGGTGCCGAGGCCCCGGCGGTGGACGCCGGGGAGGCGGCCGCGGGGCGCCGGAGGGGGCGCTGGCGGGTCGCGGGCGCGGCGCTGCTGTTCATGCTCGGGTTCACCGTCGTGTTCGTGGTCGCCACGGTGGGCGTTCTCGGGCTCTCCGACGCCCTGGCCCTCAACGAGCCGCTGCTGCGGCGGCTCGGCGGTGTGGTCACCGTGCTGATGGGGCTGGTCTTCCTCGGCGTGTTCCCCGCGCTGCAACGTGACGTGCGCGTCCGACGGGTGCCGCGCGGTGGGGTGTGGGGTGCCCCCGCGCTCGGTGCCGTGTTCGGCCTCGGCTGGACCCCCTGCCTGAGCCCCACCCTCACCGGAGTCGTCTCGCTCGCCTACAGCACCCAGTGGCAGGGCGGCGCCGCGATGCGCGGTGTCGTGCTGGTGCTGGTCTACTGCCTCGGCCTCGGGATCCCGTTCGTGGTGCTGGCGCTCGGGGCGCGGTGGGCGGTGCGCGGCACCGGCTGGCTTCGCAGGCACTCCCGCAAGATCCAGTGGATCGGTGGGGTGCTGCTCATAGTGGTCGGGCTGCTGCTGGTCACCGGCCTGTGGGGAAGCATGATCGCGTCGTTGCGCGCCCCGATCAACGGATTCGAGTTGCCCATCTGA
- a CDS encoding TlpA family protein disulfide reductase translates to MRPNRRWGRPGGRAGALLLAALFALLSGCAGSDDAVSDNGEFTFVSPGGKTRLFYSPGERGRVTGLEGEALADADRTLRLSDFREEVVVLNVWGSWCPPCRAEADDLQAVQDELGDEGVQVLGINVRDNRDAAQDFVHNLDVSYPSIFDPAGRSLLALDGFPRSTTPATLVLDREHRVAAIYLSEITEEGLLPKVRDVADETYGSDGSGEQGSGQ, encoded by the coding sequence ATGAGACCGAACCGTCGGTGGGGTCGTCCGGGCGGGCGCGCGGGTGCGTTGCTGCTCGCCGCGCTGTTCGCGCTGCTTTCCGGGTGCGCGGGCAGTGACGACGCGGTCTCCGACAACGGCGAGTTCACCTTCGTGTCCCCCGGGGGCAAGACGAGGCTGTTCTACTCGCCCGGCGAGCGCGGGCGCGTCACCGGGTTGGAGGGCGAGGCCCTGGCCGATGCCGACAGGACCCTCCGGCTTTCCGACTTCCGCGAGGAGGTCGTCGTGCTCAACGTGTGGGGCTCGTGGTGCCCGCCCTGCCGTGCCGAGGCCGACGACCTGCAGGCGGTGCAGGACGAGCTCGGCGACGAGGGCGTCCAGGTCCTCGGCATCAACGTGCGCGACAACCGCGATGCCGCCCAGGACTTCGTGCACAACCTGGACGTCAGCTATCCCTCGATCTTCGATCCCGCCGGACGCTCGCTGCTGGCGCTGGACGGCTTCCCGCGCAGCACCACCCCCGCCACGTTGGTGCTGGACCGCGAGCACCGCGTGGCCGCGATCTACCTGAGCGAGATCACCGAGGAGGGGCTGCTGCCGAAGGTCCGCGACGTGGCCGACGAGACGTACGGCTCGGACGGCTCCGGCGAGCAGGGGTCCGGGCAGTAG
- a CDS encoding histidine phosphatase family protein, whose translation MSGRTTVVHFVRHGEVHNPEGILYGRLPGYRLSEEGQRQAKVVAGYLADRDIRVVHASPMQRAAETANPLAERHGLDIDTDERLIEAANRFEGCRVSVGDGALRSPRHWPKLWNPVRPSWGEPYLGIAHRMLAAAHRARSAAKSGEAVCVSHQLPIWILRRFIEGKALWHDPRRRQCSLASVTSLVFRDEKFERLAYAEPVGGTDARASGA comes from the coding sequence GTGAGCGGCAGAACGACCGTGGTCCACTTCGTGCGGCACGGTGAGGTGCACAACCCGGAGGGCATCCTGTACGGCCGCCTGCCCGGCTACCGGTTGTCGGAGGAAGGGCAGCGGCAGGCCAAGGTCGTGGCCGGTTACCTGGCCGACCGCGACATCCGGGTGGTGCACGCCTCCCCGATGCAGCGGGCGGCGGAGACCGCGAACCCGCTGGCCGAGCGGCACGGGCTGGACATCGACACCGACGAGCGGTTGATCGAGGCGGCGAACCGCTTCGAGGGCTGCCGGGTGTCGGTGGGCGACGGCGCGCTGCGCTCTCCCCGGCACTGGCCGAAGCTCTGGAACCCGGTCCGGCCCTCCTGGGGCGAGCCGTACCTGGGTATCGCGCACCGGATGCTCGCCGCGGCGCACCGCGCCCGGAGCGCCGCCAAGTCCGGCGAGGCGGTCTGCGTCTCCCACCAGCTGCCCATCTGGATCCTGCGCCGGTTCATCGAGGGCAAGGCGCTCTGGCACGACCCGCGCAGGCGGCAGTGCTCGTTGGCCTCGGTGACCAGCCTGGTCTTCCGGGACGAGAAGTTCGAACGTCTGGCCTACGCCGAACCCGTGGGCGGGACCGACGCGAGAGCGAGCGGTGCATGA
- the hemL gene encoding glutamate-1-semialdehyde 2,1-aminomutase, with product MTADTPANATTAASDPAPRSRQLFERAEAVTPGGVNSPVRAFHSVGGTPRFMVRGEGAYLWDADGNRYVDLVSSWGPMINGHAHPDVVGAVREAALEGLSFGTPATGEIELAREIIDRVDPVEHVRLVNSGTEATMTSIRLARAFTGRAKVLKFTGCYHGHVDSLLAGAGSGVATLGLPGTPGVTEAQAADTIVVPYNDLDAVRHAFAEYGDQIACVITEAAAGNMGAVPPREGFNAALREITREAGALLVMDEVMTGFRVSRAGWYGVDGVAGDLYTFGKVMSGGLPAAAFGGRADVMDLLAPRGPVYQAGTLAGNPVAVAAGLANLRAADSEVYAALDRNAERLGELLGQALRAAGVPHQLSFAGNMLSVFFTETPVHDFAGAQAQQTWRFPAFFHELLRRGVYPPPSAFECWFVNAAMDDTAFEVIAEALPHAAAAAAAAEPEGSK from the coding sequence GTGACTGCCGATACTCCCGCCAACGCGACGACAGCAGCATCCGATCCGGCGCCCCGCTCCCGGCAGCTCTTCGAACGTGCGGAGGCGGTGACGCCCGGCGGGGTCAACTCCCCGGTGCGCGCCTTTCACTCGGTCGGCGGCACACCGCGGTTCATGGTGCGTGGCGAGGGCGCGTACCTGTGGGACGCCGACGGCAACCGCTACGTGGATCTCGTCTCCTCCTGGGGGCCGATGATCAACGGTCACGCGCACCCCGACGTGGTCGGCGCGGTGCGCGAGGCGGCCCTGGAGGGGCTCTCGTTCGGCACTCCCGCCACCGGTGAGATCGAGCTGGCGCGGGAGATCATCGACCGGGTGGACCCGGTCGAGCACGTGCGGCTGGTCAACTCCGGCACCGAGGCCACGATGACCTCCATCCGGCTGGCCCGCGCCTTCACCGGTCGTGCCAAGGTTCTCAAGTTCACCGGCTGCTACCACGGTCACGTCGACTCGCTGCTGGCGGGAGCGGGTTCGGGCGTGGCCACCCTGGGCCTTCCCGGTACTCCCGGTGTGACGGAGGCCCAGGCGGCCGACACCATCGTGGTGCCCTACAACGACCTGGACGCGGTGCGCCACGCCTTCGCCGAGTACGGCGACCAGATCGCCTGCGTCATTACCGAGGCCGCCGCGGGCAACATGGGCGCGGTGCCGCCGCGCGAGGGCTTCAACGCCGCGCTGCGCGAGATCACCCGCGAGGCCGGGGCGCTGCTGGTGATGGACGAGGTCATGACCGGTTTCCGCGTCTCGCGCGCGGGCTGGTACGGCGTGGACGGCGTCGCCGGTGATCTCTACACCTTCGGCAAGGTGATGTCGGGCGGGCTTCCCGCCGCCGCCTTCGGTGGCCGGGCCGACGTGATGGACCTGCTCGCGCCGCGCGGCCCGGTCTACCAGGCGGGGACGCTCGCGGGTAACCCGGTGGCGGTGGCCGCCGGGCTGGCCAACCTGCGCGCCGCGGACTCCGAGGTCTACGCCGCGCTGGACCGCAACGCCGAGCGCCTGGGCGAGCTGCTGGGCCAAGCGCTGCGCGCGGCGGGAGTGCCCCACCAGCTCTCCTTCGCGGGCAACATGCTCAGCGTCTTCTTCACCGAGACGCCGGTGCACGACTTCGCCGGTGCCCAGGCCCAGCAGACCTGGCGCTTCCCGGCGTTCTTCCACGAGCTGCTGCGGCGCGGGGTCTACCCGCCGCCGAGCGCGTTCGAGTGCTGGTTCGTCAACGCGGCCATGGACGACACCGCTTTCGAGGTGATCGCCGAGGCGTTGCCGCACGCGGCGGCGGCAGCGGCGGCGGCCGAGCCGGAGGGGTCGAAGTGA
- the hemB gene encoding porphobilinogen synthase yields the protein MYPSVRPRRLRRNAALRRLVSETEVRPRHLVLPMFVREGADEPVEIPSMPGVMHHTRDSLRAAAVDAVRAGVGGLMLFGVPRERDASGSAAADPDGILNVALRDVASEVGDDTVIMADTCLDEFTDHGHCGVLDEHGGVDNDRTLRLYGEMALAQAEAGAHVLGPSGMMDGQIGAIRETLDAAGFHDTSLLAYSAKYASAFYGPFRDAVDSQLSGDRKTYQQDPANGREAVREVEQDLAEGADMVMVKPAMSYTDLVRRTAEISEVPVAAYQVSGEYSMIEAAVERGWLDRRRTVLETLTSIRRAGADIVLTYWAARAARWLREESGEDAS from the coding sequence ATGTATCCATCGGTCCGCCCGCGCCGACTGCGCCGCAACGCCGCGCTGCGGCGACTGGTCTCCGAGACCGAGGTGCGGCCGCGCCACCTGGTGCTGCCGATGTTCGTCCGGGAGGGCGCGGACGAGCCGGTGGAGATCCCCTCCATGCCCGGCGTCATGCACCACACCAGGGACTCGCTGCGCGCCGCCGCCGTGGACGCGGTCCGGGCGGGCGTCGGCGGGCTGATGCTGTTCGGCGTCCCGCGCGAGCGGGACGCCTCCGGCTCGGCGGCTGCCGACCCGGACGGCATCCTCAACGTGGCGCTGCGCGACGTGGCCTCCGAGGTCGGCGACGACACCGTGATCATGGCCGACACCTGCCTGGACGAGTTCACCGACCACGGCCACTGCGGCGTGCTCGACGAGCACGGCGGGGTGGACAACGACCGCACGCTGCGCCTCTACGGCGAGATGGCGCTGGCCCAGGCCGAGGCGGGAGCGCACGTGCTCGGCCCCAGCGGGATGATGGACGGCCAGATCGGCGCCATCCGGGAGACGCTGGACGCGGCGGGCTTCCACGACACCTCGCTGCTGGCCTACTCCGCCAAGTACGCCTCGGCGTTCTACGGGCCGTTCCGCGACGCCGTCGACTCCCAGCTGTCCGGGGACCGCAAGACCTACCAACAGGATCCCGCCAACGGCAGGGAGGCCGTCCGGGAGGTGGAGCAGGACCTCGCGGAGGGAGCGGACATGGTGATGGTCAAACCCGCCATGTCCTACACCGACCTCGTCAGGCGGACCGCCGAGATCTCCGAGGTCCCGGTGGCGGCCTACCAGGTCTCCGGGGAGTACTCCATGATCGAGGCCGCCGTCGAGCGCGGCTGGCTGGACCGGCGGCGGACGGTGCTGGAGACGCTGACCTCGATACGGCGGGCCGGGGCCGACATCGTGCTGACCTACTGGGCGGCGCGGGCGGCTCGCTGGCTTCGGGAGGAGTCCGGAGAGGACGCCTCGTGA